A window of the Lagenorhynchus albirostris chromosome 1, mLagAlb1.1, whole genome shotgun sequence genome harbors these coding sequences:
- the ANP32A gene encoding acidic leucine-rich nuclear phosphoprotein 32 family member A isoform X3, producing the protein MDMDKRIHLELRNRTPSDVKELVLDNCRSNEGKIEGLTDEFEELEFLSTINVGLTSVANLPKLNKLKKLELSDNRISGGLEVLAEKCPNLTHLNLSGNKIKDLSTIEPLKKLENLKSLDLFNCEVTNLNDYRENVFKLLPQLTYLDGYDRDDKEAPDSDAEGYVEGLEDDEEDEDEEEYDEDAQVVEDEEDEEEEEEGEEEDVSGEEE; encoded by the exons gTGAAAGAGCTTGTCCTGGACAACTGTCGGTCAAATGAAGGCAAAATCGAAGGCCTCACAGATGAATTTGAAGAACTGGAGTTCTTGAGTACAATCAACGTAGGCCTCACCTCAGTCGCAAACTTACCAAAGTTAAACAAACTTAAGAAG CTTGAACTAAGCGATAACAGAATCTCAGGGGGCCTGGAAGTATTGGCAGAAAAGTGTCCGAACCTCACGCATCTAAACTTAAGTGGCAACAAAATTAAAGACCTCAGCACAATAGAGCCACTG AAAAAGTTAGAAAACCTCAAGAGCTTAGACCTTTTCAATTGCGAGGTGACCAACCTGAACGACTACCGAGAAAACGTGTTCAAGCTCCTTCCTCAGCTCACATATCTCGATGGCTACGATCGGGACGACAAGGAGGCCCCCGACTCGGACGCCGAGGGCTACGTGGAGGGCCTGGAGGATGACGAGGAGGATGAGGATG AGGAAGAGTACGATGAAGATGCTCAGGTAGTGGAAGatgaggaggacgaggaggaggaggaggaaggtgaaGAGGAGGATGTGAGTGGAGAGGAAGAG TGA
- the ANP32A gene encoding acidic leucine-rich nuclear phosphoprotein 32 family member A isoform X2: MDMDKRIHLELRNRTPSDVKELVLDNCRSNEGKIEGLTDEFEELEFLSTINVGLTSVANLPKLNKLKKLELSDNRISGGLEVLAEKCPNLTHLNLSGNKIKDLSTIEPLKKLENLKSLDLFNCEVTNLNDYRENVFKLLPQLTYLDGYDRDDKEAPDSDAEGYVEGLEDDEEDEDEEEYDEDAQVVEDEEDEEEEEEGEEEDEDEEGYNDGEVDDEEDEEELGEEERGQKRKREPEDEGEDDD; this comes from the exons gTGAAAGAGCTTGTCCTGGACAACTGTCGGTCAAATGAAGGCAAAATCGAAGGCCTCACAGATGAATTTGAAGAACTGGAGTTCTTGAGTACAATCAACGTAGGCCTCACCTCAGTCGCAAACTTACCAAAGTTAAACAAACTTAAGAAG CTTGAACTAAGCGATAACAGAATCTCAGGGGGCCTGGAAGTATTGGCAGAAAAGTGTCCGAACCTCACGCATCTAAACTTAAGTGGCAACAAAATTAAAGACCTCAGCACAATAGAGCCACTG AAAAAGTTAGAAAACCTCAAGAGCTTAGACCTTTTCAATTGCGAGGTGACCAACCTGAACGACTACCGAGAAAACGTGTTCAAGCTCCTTCCTCAGCTCACATATCTCGATGGCTACGATCGGGACGACAAGGAGGCCCCCGACTCGGACGCCGAGGGCTACGTGGAGGGCCTGGAGGATGACGAGGAGGATGAGGATG AGGAAGAGTACGATGAAGATGCTCAGGTAGTGGAAGatgaggaggacgaggaggaggaggaggaaggtgaaGAGGAGGAT GAGGATGAGGAAGGTTATAACGATGGGGAAGTAGACGatgaggaagatgaagaggagcTTGGTG aagaagaaaggggtcAGAAGCGAAAACGAGAACCTGAAGATGAGGGAGAAGACGATGACTAA
- the ANP32A gene encoding acidic leucine-rich nuclear phosphoprotein 32 family member A isoform X1, which yields MDMDKRIHLELRNRTPSDVKELVLDNCRSNEGKIEGLTDEFEELEFLSTINVGLTSVANLPKLNKLKKLELSDNRISGGLEVLAEKCPNLTHLNLSGNKIKDLSTIEPLKKLENLKSLDLFNCEVTNLNDYRENVFKLLPQLTYLDGYDRDDKEAPDSDAEGYVEGLEDDEEDEDEEEYDEDAQVVEDEEDEEEEEEGEEEDVSGEEEEDEEGYNDGEVDDEEDEEELGEEERGQKRKREPEDEGEDDD from the exons gTGAAAGAGCTTGTCCTGGACAACTGTCGGTCAAATGAAGGCAAAATCGAAGGCCTCACAGATGAATTTGAAGAACTGGAGTTCTTGAGTACAATCAACGTAGGCCTCACCTCAGTCGCAAACTTACCAAAGTTAAACAAACTTAAGAAG CTTGAACTAAGCGATAACAGAATCTCAGGGGGCCTGGAAGTATTGGCAGAAAAGTGTCCGAACCTCACGCATCTAAACTTAAGTGGCAACAAAATTAAAGACCTCAGCACAATAGAGCCACTG AAAAAGTTAGAAAACCTCAAGAGCTTAGACCTTTTCAATTGCGAGGTGACCAACCTGAACGACTACCGAGAAAACGTGTTCAAGCTCCTTCCTCAGCTCACATATCTCGATGGCTACGATCGGGACGACAAGGAGGCCCCCGACTCGGACGCCGAGGGCTACGTGGAGGGCCTGGAGGATGACGAGGAGGATGAGGATG AGGAAGAGTACGATGAAGATGCTCAGGTAGTGGAAGatgaggaggacgaggaggaggaggaggaaggtgaaGAGGAGGATGTGAGTGGAGAGGAAGAG GAGGATGAGGAAGGTTATAACGATGGGGAAGTAGACGatgaggaagatgaagaggagcTTGGTG aagaagaaaggggtcAGAAGCGAAAACGAGAACCTGAAGATGAGGGAGAAGACGATGACTAA